A section of the Cyanobacterium stanieri LEGE 03274 genome encodes:
- the ychF gene encoding redox-regulated ATPase YchF: MLRAGIVGLPNVGKSTLFNAVVANAKADAANFPFCTIEPNVGVVAVPDERLEVLAKISNSAKVVPTRIEFVDIAGLVKGASKGEGLGNQFLANIREVDAIIHVVRCFDSDDIIHVSGSVDPVRDMEVINLELSLADLTQVERRVERLKKQAKSNNKEAVAEMEVLEKILPILNEGKAVREVDLTPEDEEIIKPLGLLTSKPVIYAANVSDEDLATGNQWVEGVKAEATKQNAMVVIVSAQVESELVELGAEEKAEFLESLGVEEGGLQSLIRATYELLGLRTYLTTGETETRAWTIIAGMKAPQAAGVIHSDFERGFIRAETVAYNDLVSCGSMGAAKEKGLVRAEGKEYVVQEGDVLLFRFNV, from the coding sequence ATGTTAAGAGCAGGAATCGTCGGACTCCCCAACGTAGGAAAATCCACCTTATTTAATGCCGTAGTAGCCAATGCCAAAGCCGATGCGGCAAACTTCCCCTTTTGTACCATTGAGCCCAATGTGGGGGTTGTAGCCGTGCCTGATGAGCGTTTGGAGGTATTGGCAAAAATATCTAATTCCGCTAAAGTTGTACCTACTCGTATCGAATTTGTGGACATTGCAGGATTAGTTAAGGGCGCTAGTAAAGGAGAGGGGTTAGGAAATCAATTCCTTGCTAATATTAGGGAAGTAGATGCCATTATCCACGTAGTCAGATGTTTTGACAGTGATGATATTATCCATGTTTCTGGGTCAGTAGATCCAGTGCGTGATATGGAGGTTATCAATTTAGAATTATCCCTAGCTGATTTAACTCAAGTCGAGCGCCGTGTGGAAAGACTTAAAAAACAAGCCAAAAGCAACAATAAAGAAGCTGTGGCGGAAATGGAAGTTTTAGAAAAAATATTACCCATCCTCAATGAAGGTAAAGCCGTTAGGGAAGTAGATTTAACTCCCGAAGATGAAGAAATTATCAAGCCCCTAGGTTTATTAACCTCAAAACCCGTTATCTATGCCGCTAATGTTAGTGATGAAGATTTAGCCACGGGTAACCAATGGGTAGAGGGTGTAAAAGCAGAAGCTACCAAACAAAATGCGATGGTTGTCATCGTTTCTGCGCAAGTTGAATCGGAATTAGTGGAGTTAGGGGCAGAAGAAAAGGCAGAATTTTTAGAATCCTTAGGCGTAGAGGAAGGCGGTTTACAGTCTTTGATTAGAGCTACTTATGAATTGTTAGGATTACGCACTTATCTCACCACTGGGGAAACGGAAACTAGGGCATGGACTATTATTGCTGGTATGAAAGCCCCCCAAGCGGCAGGGGTAATCCATTCTGACTTTGAAAGGGGTTTTATTCGTGCGGAAACCGTTGCTTATAATGATTTGGTGAGTTGTGGTAGTATGGGCGCTGCAAAGGAAAAGGGTTTGGTTAGGGCTGAGGGTAAGGAGTATGTAGTTCAAGAGGGGGATGTTTTATTGTTCCGTTTTAATGTTTAA